Genomic DNA from Lycorma delicatula isolate Av1 chromosome 5, ASM4794821v1, whole genome shotgun sequence:
ACTTCAGTACAACTTTTAGTAATTAATACATAGACCTTGAAAGATAGTTCTTACCTCATTGTTAAATCCTAACTCTGGTTGGGaatcaaacccaggacctctgttTTGTAATCAGAGATGAACTAACAGAGCTATTGAGGTAACTGGTCTGACTAATCTTGATTATGTTTatacagtagaataaaaaatcctagtaaatatctttaaagtaaaattttgcgaTTTTAGGTTTAGTGTATATTTTTTGATCTGTTGTAATAATATTGATGAATACACAATAAAATGATATAACTAGGAAcacatataaatcaataaaaaataagttattaaatttaaaaaaaacactagtagaagaaaaattaaaacaataaaatgtgctTTTTACAAAGTGaaagtaattttacatgaattaccCATGTAAGGTTCCTGTCAGTTTTGGTAAATGTAACAAGTGTTGTTCCATTTTGAGAGATTCAGTCGTGTCTCTGTATGCAATAAGTCCTTCAGAAGTTTTGATTTCTTTCATCAAGGCTATTTCCCTAGGATAAACAACTCTCAGTTTGAAAATATATCCATCCTGTAAACAAACaccatttatacatacatatctatcatttacaaaacaaaataataatacttaaataataacacCTACCTATAAAATGTgctaatgatattttattgtattattactgttattattacaaaaatggcATGTGCTAAAAATGAAAGGAG
This window encodes:
- the LOC142325561 gene encoding nucleolar protein 6-like isoform X8; the encoded protein is MAVIQLGHSSRWPENVEAIRKIHAAFVIEIAKALKEQCNLLTQVFPDHVRIFKDGYIFKLRVVYPREIALMKEIKTSEGLIAYRDTTESLKMEQHLLHLPKLTGTLHG